One Triticum dicoccoides isolate Atlit2015 ecotype Zavitan chromosome 4B, WEW_v2.0, whole genome shotgun sequence genomic window carries:
- the LOC119293705 gene encoding uncharacterized protein LOC119293705, translating to MDVPVASGPASAATDMDVDKAPGDKEADDAATSKATPRDVVVLPDDDEEEVPLRERRRRGKASCGKVPEVQVPQSTMVLETVVERSGDSARTNVTFANPLSTDCPSGRLLRPLPL from the exons ATGGATGTTCCTGTTGCCTCCGG CCCAGCCTCCGCCGcgactgacatggacgttgacaaggccCCAGGTGACAAGGAAGCTGATGACGCGGCCACCTCCAAAGCTA CTCCACGGGATGTTGTCGTGcttccggatgatgatgaagaagaagtgcctctgagggagaggaggaggaggggcaaggCATCATGCGGGAAAGTGCCCGAGGTTCAGGTCCCTCAGTCGACAATGGTGCTTGAGACAGTGGTCGAGCGATCCGGAGATTCGGCTCGGACCAATGTTACTTTCGCCAATCCGCTGTCGACTGATTGTCCATCGGGGCGACTGCTCAGACCTCTGCCGCTCTAG